A stretch of Anaeromyxobacter dehalogenans 2CP-1 DNA encodes these proteins:
- a CDS encoding VOC family protein — protein MAHTATTPFVQGVHGVRYQVSDVARSVAFYTRQLGFELQHQQLPAFANVSLGEVSILLSGPGASGSRPMPDGRRQEPGGWNRVVLRVHDLPGLIVALKHAGVRFRNEVETGPGGRQVQIEDPDGNPIELFEPAPSPAGARP, from the coding sequence ATGGCCCACACCGCCACGACCCCGTTCGTGCAGGGCGTTCACGGCGTTCGCTACCAGGTGAGCGACGTCGCTCGCTCGGTGGCGTTCTACACGCGACAGCTCGGGTTCGAGCTGCAGCACCAGCAGCTCCCCGCGTTCGCCAACGTCTCGCTCGGCGAGGTGAGCATCCTGCTCAGCGGCCCGGGTGCATCCGGGTCGCGGCCCATGCCCGATGGTCGACGGCAGGAGCCGGGCGGCTGGAACCGCGTGGTGCTGAGGGTCCACGATCTCCCCGGGCTCATCGTCGCGCTGAAGCACGCCGGAGTTCGCTTCCGCAACGAGGTGGAGACGGGCCCTGGCGGCCGACAGGTCCAGATCGAGGACCCGGACGGAAACCCCATCGAGCTCTTCGAGCCCGCCCCGTCGCCGGCGGGCGCACGGCCCTGA